The Ascaphus truei isolate aAscTru1 chromosome 3, aAscTru1.hap1, whole genome shotgun sequence genome includes a region encoding these proteins:
- the MARS1 gene encoding methionine--tRNA ligase, cytoplasmic isoform X2, whose product MKLYVSEGNPHGVKVLAAAGLFSRDVEVTRLQQEEKVVPFLSQPKLPALQLDNGNYLFSANAICQYFFLSAGNDLSDVCNQWLEWEAEELQPAVSAALYSHVVQGKKKEDALVITQTSLSHLDQRLAKKECTYLISETLSVADIVVWGSICPLIIDVASIPEELTSLKSWFQSISQLEQCRKAAESVLKDQGASVFKPYLQRLPTPVLSANKLSCNEQEGEDTAARTLSEEDIAAAAEAWVRGLADAPKPRQRRHPILPLEGEKNILITSALPYVNNVPHLGNIIGSVLSADVFARYCRLRNWNTLYVCGTDEYGTATETKAMEEGLTPQQICDKYNAIHTAIYEWFNISFDYFGRTTTQHQTIIAQDIFHRLLERDFLHKDTVEQLKCETCQRFLADRFVEGICPFCNYEEARGDQCDKCGKLINAVELKKPQCKVCKRAPVIKSSEHLFLDLPKLEERLQKWLDQSLACGDWTSNARYITRSWIRDGLKPRCITRDLKWGTPVPLDGFRDKVFYVWYDAPIGYMSITANYTDQWEKWWKNPQQVQLYNFMAKDNVPFHSVIFPSCLLGVEDNYTLVSHLIATEYLNYEDGKFSKSRGVGVFGDMAKDTGIPADIWRFYLLYLRPEGQDSVFNWSDLMLKNNSELLNNLGNFVNRAGMFVQKFFDGFVPEMVLTSEDKRLLAQVTAELRQYNQLLEKVRIRDALRCILTISRHGNQYIQVNEPWKCIKGDQHDQKRAGTVTGVAINMAALLSVMLQPYMPTIGATIQDQLLMPHEARVLTSDFCCTLLSGHHIGAVSPLFQKLDNDQIESLRKRFGGGQVKAEPKVAAGTGAPVEDIPKASGQHRVKELMEEVEKQGGHVRELKSKKAEKSVIESEVQKLLELKNQLALAEGKTPAPPAQKGKKKK is encoded by the exons ATGAAGCTGTACGTGAGCGAGGGGAACCCGCACGGGGTGAAGGTGCTGGCTGCTGCCGGACTCTTCTCTCGGGATGTGGAGGTGACGAGGTTACAGCAGGAGG AAAAGGTTGTGCCCTTTCTGTCTCAGCCAAAGCTGCCAGCCCTACAACTGGATAATGGAAACTATCTCTTCTCGGCTAATGCAATCTGTCA GTACTTTTTCTTGTCCGCTGGGAATGACCTGAGTGATGTATGCAATCAGTGGCTAGAATGGGAAGCGGAAGAGCTTCAG CCGGCAGTCTCTGCGGCACTATATTCTCATGTGGTACAGgggaagaagaaggaagatgctcTAGTGATCACTCAGACATCGCTGAGCCACCTTGATCAACGCCTTGCAAAGAAAGAATGTACCTATCTCATCAGC GAAACATTATCTGTTGCTGATATTGTTGTGTGGGGATCCATCTGTCCTTTGATCATAGATGTGGCCAGTATACCAG AAGAGCTGACCTCCTTGAAGAGTTGGTTTCAGAGCATAAGTCAATTAGAACAGTGTCGGAAAGCGGCTGAATCCGTGTTGAAGGACCAAGGAGCCTCTGTCTTCAAACCATATCTCCAAAGACTGCCAACACCAGTGCTCTCGGCCAACAAACTCTCCTGCAATGAGCAAGAG GGAGAAGATACAGCAGCTCGCACCCTTTCCGAGGAGGATATTGCAGCTGCTGCTGAAGCATGGGTCAGGGGTCTCGCTGATGCTCCAAAGCCAAGACAGCGTCGGCATCCCAT CCTCCCTTTGGAAGGTGAGAAGAACATATTGATCACTAGTGCTCTGCCCTATGTGAATAACGTGCCCCACCTGGGGAACATCATCGGATCTGTGCTCAGCGCTGACGTCTTCGCCAG GTACTGCCGGCTGCGGAATTGGAACACTCTGTACGTGTGTGGGACGGATGAATATGGCACTGCCAcagagaccaaagctatggaGGAAGGGTTGACCCCACAGCAGATCTGCGACAAGTACAATGCTATCCACACCGCCATATACGAATGGTTCAACATCTCCTTTGATTATTTCGGCAGGACAACAACCCAACACCAGACTAT CATTGCCCAGGATATCTTCCACCGTCTTCTCGAGAGGGACTTTCTGCACAAAGACACCGTGGAGCAGCTCAAGTGTGAGACCTGTCAGCGGTTCTTGGCTGATCGCTTTGTGGAAGGGATTTGCCCCTTCTGCAACTACGAAGAGGCCAGAGGGGACCAGTGTGACAAGTGTGGGAAGCTTATCAATGCAGTGGAGTTGAAG AAACCTCAGTGCAAAGTGTGTAAGCGAGCTCCTGTCATTAAATCCTCCGAGCATCTCTTCTTGGACCTGCCAAAG CTAGAGGAGCGTCTGCAGAAATGGTTGGACCAGTCCCTGGCGTGCGGAGACTGGACGTCAAATGCCCGCTACATAACCCGCTCTTGGATCCGTGATGGTCTGAAACCACGATGCATCACCCGAGATCTCAAGTGGGGGACTCCTGTTCCACTGGATGGCTTCAGAGATAAG GTGTTTTATGTCTGGTACGATGCTCCAATTGGCTATATGTCTATTACAGCCAACTATACCGATCAGTGGGAGAAGTGGTGGAAGAATCCTCAGCAG GTTCAGCTTTATAACTTCATGGCAAAGGACAATGTTCCTTTTCATAGTGTCATCTTCCCGTCTTGTCTGCTCGGAGTTGAGGATAACTATACCTTGGTTAGCCATCTTATAGCCACTG AATACTTGAATTACGAGGATGGGAAGTTCTCGAAGAGTCGGGGGGTCGGGGTGTTTGGAGACATGGCAAAGGACACCGGTATCCCGGCTGACATTTGGAGATTCTACCTGCTGTACCTTCGCCCCGAGGGACAGGACAGTGTGTTCAACTGGAGCGACCTGATGTTAAAAAATAACTCTGAGCTTCTTAACAATTTGGGCAACTTTGTCAACAG GGCGGGTATGTTTGTCCAGAAATTTTTCGATGGCTTTGTCCCTGAGATGGTACTGACATCCGAAGACAAGAGGCTTCTGGCCCAGGTCACTGCAGAGCTTCGCCAGTACAACCAGCTCCTGGAGAAAGTTCG CATCCGGGATGCCCTGCGGTGTATTCTGACCATCTCTCGCCACGGAAACCAGTACATCCAGGTTAACGAGCCATGGAAATGCATCAAAGGGGACCAGCACGACCA GAAGCGTGCAGGCACGGTGACCGGAGtggctataaacatggcggcccTGCTCTCTGTCATGCTGCAACCTTACATGCCAACAATCGGCGCCACGATCCAGGATCAGCTACTGATGCCACATGAAGCCAGAGTGCTGACCAGTGACTTCTGCTGTACCCTGCTTAGTGGGCATCATATCGGAGCT GTGAGCCCTTTGTTCCAGAAGCTGGATAACGACCAGATCGAGTCCTTGAGGAAACGCTTTGGAGGTGGACAG GTGAAAGCTGAGCCCAAGGTGGCAGCAGGCACTGGAGCTCCTGTGGAGGACATTCCCAAGGCCAGTGGGCAGCACAGAGTGAAGGAGCTGATGGAGGAGGTCGAGAAACAG GGTGGGCACGTGCGGGAGCTGAAAAGCAAGAAAGCAGAGAAATCTGTGATTGAGAGCGAGGTGCAGAAGCTGCTAGAACTGAAGAATCAGCTGGCACTAGCTGAGGGAAAAACTCCAGCGCCTCCTGCTCAGAAGGGGAAGAAAAAGAAATGA
- the MARS1 gene encoding methionine--tRNA ligase, cytoplasmic isoform X1 → MKLYVSEGNPHGVKVLAAAGLFSRDVEVTRLQQEEKVVPFLSQPKLPALQLDNGNYLFSANAICQYFFLSAGNDLSDVCNQWLEWEAEELQPAVSAALYSHVVQGKKKEDALVITQTSLSHLDQRLAKKECTYLISETLSVADIVVWGSICPLIIDVASIPEELTSLKSWFQSISQLEQCRKAAESVLKDQGASVFKPYLQRLPTPVLSANKLSCNEQEGEDTAARTLSEEDIAAAAEAWVRGLADAPKPRQRRHPILPLEGEKNILITSALPYVNNVPHLGNIIGSVLSADVFARYCRLRNWNTLYVCGTDEYGTATETKAMEEGLTPQQICDKYNAIHTAIYEWFNISFDYFGRTTTQHQTIIAQDIFHRLLERDFLHKDTVEQLKCETCQRFLADRFVEGICPFCNYEEARGDQCDKCGKLINAVELKKPQCKVCKRAPVIKSSEHLFLDLPKLEERLQKWLDQSLACGDWTSNARYITRSWIRDGLKPRCITRDLKWGTPVPLDGFRDKVFYVWYDAPIGYMSITANYTDQWEKWWKNPQQVQLYNFMAKDNVPFHSVIFPSCLLGVEDNYTLVSHLIATEYLNYEDGKFSKSRGVGVFGDMAKDTGIPADIWRFYLLYLRPEGQDSVFNWSDLMLKNNSELLNNLGNFVNRAGMFVQKFFDGFVPEMVLTSEDKRLLAQVTAELRQYNQLLEKVRIRDALRCILTISRHGNQYIQVNEPWKCIKGDQHDQKRAGTVTGVAINMAALLSVMLQPYMPTIGATIQDQLLMPHEARVLTSDFCCTLLSGHHIGAVSPLFQKLDNDQIESLRKRFGGGQLEVGSPDLQVKAEPKVAAGTGAPVEDIPKASGQHRVKELMEEVEKQGGHVRELKSKKAEKSVIESEVQKLLELKNQLALAEGKTPAPPAQKGKKKK, encoded by the exons ATGAAGCTGTACGTGAGCGAGGGGAACCCGCACGGGGTGAAGGTGCTGGCTGCTGCCGGACTCTTCTCTCGGGATGTGGAGGTGACGAGGTTACAGCAGGAGG AAAAGGTTGTGCCCTTTCTGTCTCAGCCAAAGCTGCCAGCCCTACAACTGGATAATGGAAACTATCTCTTCTCGGCTAATGCAATCTGTCA GTACTTTTTCTTGTCCGCTGGGAATGACCTGAGTGATGTATGCAATCAGTGGCTAGAATGGGAAGCGGAAGAGCTTCAG CCGGCAGTCTCTGCGGCACTATATTCTCATGTGGTACAGgggaagaagaaggaagatgctcTAGTGATCACTCAGACATCGCTGAGCCACCTTGATCAACGCCTTGCAAAGAAAGAATGTACCTATCTCATCAGC GAAACATTATCTGTTGCTGATATTGTTGTGTGGGGATCCATCTGTCCTTTGATCATAGATGTGGCCAGTATACCAG AAGAGCTGACCTCCTTGAAGAGTTGGTTTCAGAGCATAAGTCAATTAGAACAGTGTCGGAAAGCGGCTGAATCCGTGTTGAAGGACCAAGGAGCCTCTGTCTTCAAACCATATCTCCAAAGACTGCCAACACCAGTGCTCTCGGCCAACAAACTCTCCTGCAATGAGCAAGAG GGAGAAGATACAGCAGCTCGCACCCTTTCCGAGGAGGATATTGCAGCTGCTGCTGAAGCATGGGTCAGGGGTCTCGCTGATGCTCCAAAGCCAAGACAGCGTCGGCATCCCAT CCTCCCTTTGGAAGGTGAGAAGAACATATTGATCACTAGTGCTCTGCCCTATGTGAATAACGTGCCCCACCTGGGGAACATCATCGGATCTGTGCTCAGCGCTGACGTCTTCGCCAG GTACTGCCGGCTGCGGAATTGGAACACTCTGTACGTGTGTGGGACGGATGAATATGGCACTGCCAcagagaccaaagctatggaGGAAGGGTTGACCCCACAGCAGATCTGCGACAAGTACAATGCTATCCACACCGCCATATACGAATGGTTCAACATCTCCTTTGATTATTTCGGCAGGACAACAACCCAACACCAGACTAT CATTGCCCAGGATATCTTCCACCGTCTTCTCGAGAGGGACTTTCTGCACAAAGACACCGTGGAGCAGCTCAAGTGTGAGACCTGTCAGCGGTTCTTGGCTGATCGCTTTGTGGAAGGGATTTGCCCCTTCTGCAACTACGAAGAGGCCAGAGGGGACCAGTGTGACAAGTGTGGGAAGCTTATCAATGCAGTGGAGTTGAAG AAACCTCAGTGCAAAGTGTGTAAGCGAGCTCCTGTCATTAAATCCTCCGAGCATCTCTTCTTGGACCTGCCAAAG CTAGAGGAGCGTCTGCAGAAATGGTTGGACCAGTCCCTGGCGTGCGGAGACTGGACGTCAAATGCCCGCTACATAACCCGCTCTTGGATCCGTGATGGTCTGAAACCACGATGCATCACCCGAGATCTCAAGTGGGGGACTCCTGTTCCACTGGATGGCTTCAGAGATAAG GTGTTTTATGTCTGGTACGATGCTCCAATTGGCTATATGTCTATTACAGCCAACTATACCGATCAGTGGGAGAAGTGGTGGAAGAATCCTCAGCAG GTTCAGCTTTATAACTTCATGGCAAAGGACAATGTTCCTTTTCATAGTGTCATCTTCCCGTCTTGTCTGCTCGGAGTTGAGGATAACTATACCTTGGTTAGCCATCTTATAGCCACTG AATACTTGAATTACGAGGATGGGAAGTTCTCGAAGAGTCGGGGGGTCGGGGTGTTTGGAGACATGGCAAAGGACACCGGTATCCCGGCTGACATTTGGAGATTCTACCTGCTGTACCTTCGCCCCGAGGGACAGGACAGTGTGTTCAACTGGAGCGACCTGATGTTAAAAAATAACTCTGAGCTTCTTAACAATTTGGGCAACTTTGTCAACAG GGCGGGTATGTTTGTCCAGAAATTTTTCGATGGCTTTGTCCCTGAGATGGTACTGACATCCGAAGACAAGAGGCTTCTGGCCCAGGTCACTGCAGAGCTTCGCCAGTACAACCAGCTCCTGGAGAAAGTTCG CATCCGGGATGCCCTGCGGTGTATTCTGACCATCTCTCGCCACGGAAACCAGTACATCCAGGTTAACGAGCCATGGAAATGCATCAAAGGGGACCAGCACGACCA GAAGCGTGCAGGCACGGTGACCGGAGtggctataaacatggcggcccTGCTCTCTGTCATGCTGCAACCTTACATGCCAACAATCGGCGCCACGATCCAGGATCAGCTACTGATGCCACATGAAGCCAGAGTGCTGACCAGTGACTTCTGCTGTACCCTGCTTAGTGGGCATCATATCGGAGCT GTGAGCCCTTTGTTCCAGAAGCTGGATAACGACCAGATCGAGTCCTTGAGGAAACGCTTTGGAGGTGGACAG CTGGAAGTCGGCAGCCCTGACCTTCAG GTGAAAGCTGAGCCCAAGGTGGCAGCAGGCACTGGAGCTCCTGTGGAGGACATTCCCAAGGCCAGTGGGCAGCACAGAGTGAAGGAGCTGATGGAGGAGGTCGAGAAACAG GGTGGGCACGTGCGGGAGCTGAAAAGCAAGAAAGCAGAGAAATCTGTGATTGAGAGCGAGGTGCAGAAGCTGCTAGAACTGAAGAATCAGCTGGCACTAGCTGAGGGAAAAACTCCAGCGCCTCCTGCTCAGAAGGGGAAGAAAAAGAAATGA